In Nerophis lumbriciformis linkage group LG01, RoL_Nlum_v2.1, whole genome shotgun sequence, the genomic stretch tggcggtccttgaactcactgcagtttgtttacatgtataactttctccgactttctaggacgtgttttatgccacttctttttctgtctcattttgtccaccaaacttttaacgttgtgcatgaatgcacaaaggtgagttttgttgatgttattgacttgtgtggagtgctaatcagacatatttggtcactgcatgactgcaagctaatcgatgctaacatgctattgaggctagctatatgtacatattgcatcattatgcctcgtacgtaggtatatttgaggtaatttagtttcctttaagtcatcttaattcaatttatatcacatgacacactatctgtatgtaatatggcttttaattttttgcggctccagacagatttgtttttgtatttttggtccaatatggctctttcaacattttgggttgccgacccctggtctagtctcttacgtgaatgagctaaataatattaccgtatttccttgaattagcgccggggcggtaatgaatttaaaacctcttctcactccggcgcttaccaaaggcatgcggtaattctaagcatgcgctaattatctTAAAACCTCttatcactccggcgcttaccaaaggcatgcggtaaatttaggcaagcgcttataaatttgagtgtgatgtaaggataccatcatgaaaagcacataaaaaaaaaaaaaaaaacattattatggtcttacctttacttataaattaagtccatgcgccgctccgtctgaacaaaagcatcgataacttgtttatcgaagtcttccttatctttcttcagttttagaagtctctctgtctcgatggagatcttcctttaattattacctcctgctttgattgaaagtccagtttagaaaactgttgttgtcacttcttctgcagccgagtagtcgcaagaatgattccTGGGATCACTATAGCGCCCTCTActaccatgaggcgggagtcatttaatgagtcATATTTGACACATGCAGCTATTGTATtttacggagtataagtcgcacctgccaaaaatgcataataaagaaggaaaaaaacataagtcgcactggagcccggccaaactatgaaaaaaactgcgacttatagtccgaaaaatacggtatattaataaaacatagctgcttactgttctttagcatattcaatagcttggaccttaaatcctactgaatagctctttatcttcttccctttatgcgattttaaatgattgaaattagcctcctccattttggaaaatgatgccttgaaaggtgaagtgtcactcgtgatgtgacgagtttgacccggcggtaaaacgaggcatatgctaattattctgcgaaacaagtttgacccaACGGTAAAACGAGAtacgcgctaattattttgcgaaacgagtttgccccggcggtaaaacgaggcatgcggataatgtataaccggcggcaattcaaagaaatacggtattttatattttacggtaatgtgttaataatttcacacataagttgctcctgagtataagtcgcacccccggccaaactatgaaaaaaactgcgacttatagtccgaaaaatacggtacttactttcTTCATCCAGTTTCAGGTCCTCGTTATTCTTGATTTTCTCTGCAACCTCCTTTTCGTTCAAACCTTTGCTGGCGAGGAACTTGATTCGGTATTCATCCCACGTCACATGACCTGGAACGGAAgacctttttgttttttcaacggATCTAAAGAGGAGTTTTTCCGTGTTATTTATCGAACCGGCTCACCGTCACCGTCCGGGTCGACGGCATGGAAGCTGTTCTTGTTCTCCTTCATGGCCTCTTGGAAGTGCTCCTCCGTCTTCTCCATAATCCAGCGCTGCATCTCCTTGGCGCTCACACTGCGGTCCTTGTTGAAATCCACTCTGAAAGACAGGCGTTAATCATTGAGTGGGCGTGGCCAaacaaacatcttttttttttaatcatcccaTCGTACTTTGTGAAGATATCAATAAGCTTCTTCCTGTTCCGCCTCGGCTCAGAGTCCTCGTCAAACTCCTCCATCTCTTTGCCCAGGAAGACCTCCTGGTGGAAGTCCTTGTTGAGGTGGCCGTCCAGCTCCATCTTCACGCCGTTCAAGTGGCCCGGCGGGAGGATCTCGTTGTCGTCCTTGGTGTTCTTGTCTTTGGTGGCGACGGACATGTTGGCCGGCCGCGCTCTGACGTCCACGCCCAGTTGAATGGCGCACAGGAGCAGGGACGCCGCCAGGAGGTCCTGGCAGCCGAGTCTTCTCCGGACGACCATGTTTATATTGCCTGCACAGGTAAGTTCAGCAGCGTTGGGGTGGTAATGAATTACAGTtgctttccccccaaaaaagtattaaaatattacagaactcgaatttttactttttaaggtcaagacaagtgttgccttaaaggagggctcatattttagggcagtgtttttcaaccactgtgccgcggca encodes the following:
- the sdf4 gene encoding 45 kDa calcium-binding protein, which produces MVVRRRLGCQDLLAASLLLCAIQLGVDVRARPANMSVATKDKNTKDDNEILPPGHLNGVKMELDGHLNKDFHQEVFLGKEMEEFDEDSEPRRNRKKLIDIFTKVDFNKDRSVSAKEMQRWIMEKTEEHFQEAMKENKNSFHAVDPDGDGHVTWDEYRIKFLASKGLNEKEVAEKIKNNEDLKLDEETQEVLESLKDRWFQADNPPGDQLLNEQEFLSFLHPEHSRGMLKYMVKEIVRDLDQDGDQKLALSEFISLPMGTVENQQAQDMDDNWVRERRKEFEDVIDSDRDGIVTMEELEEYMDPMNEHNALNEAKQMIAVADENQNHTLELDEILKYSEYFTGSKLMDYARNVHEEF